In a genomic window of Clavelina lepadiformis chromosome 7, kaClaLepa1.1, whole genome shotgun sequence:
- the LOC143465230 gene encoding uncharacterized protein LOC143465230, with protein sequence MDQHRNTWTLFGSKSFEMTALILPTSRDQDFSSPFDDDRVPAQTTFFSPVEAGIEPKPSISEYGAQKSGLCPKYHDEGLCELGPDCLLVHEEKTKYFSSLDPNAPEFFPRSARKSFTASASFERSGNNAEVDILGRRLPCAAIHHRYLDSGERSEMSKTRRPCAFLQATGRCRYRSKCIFVHDEKEKRPDISAVYRYKTKICERWSRGIAHSAASCTFAHGSSELRSNYDLPPFL encoded by the exons ATGGATCAGCACAGAAATACTTGGACACTTTTTGGAA GCAAGTCGTTTGAGATGACAGCACTGATACTTCCCACTTCTCGAGACCAGGATTTCTCATCGCCGTTCGATGACGATCGCGTCCCGGCGCAAACGACATTTTTCTCTCCCGTGGAAGCCGGGATCGAACCGAAACCGTCGATCTCTGAATATGGCGCGCAAAAGAGCGGACTGTGTCCAAA GTATCACGACGAGGGTCTATGCGAGCTCGGACCGGACTGTCTCCTGGTCCACGAAGAAAAGACGAAATACTTCTCGTCGCTTGACCCCAACGCCCCCGAGTTTTTTCCCCGCTCAGCGCGAAAATCCTTTACGGCGTCGGCAAGCTTCGAACGGTCCGGGAATAATGCTGAAGTGGACATCTTGGGACGTCGCTTGCCTTGTGCTGCAATACATCACAGATACCTAG attcGGGCGAACGCAGCGAAATGTCCAAAACTAGACGCCCCTGCGCATTTTTGCAAGCAACCGGGAGATGTCGCTATCGGTCGAAGTGTATTTTTGTGCATgacgaaaaagaaaaacgaccTGATATTTCCGCCGTGTATAGATACAAAACGAAGATATGTGAACG GTGGTCCCGAGGAATTGCCCACTCGGCGGCATCATGTACCTTCGCACACGGATCGAGCGAGCTTCGGTCGAATTATGATCTACCGCCTTTTCTTTAG
- the LOC143465232 gene encoding uncharacterized protein LOC143465232 — MDQHRNTWTLFGSKSFEMTALILPTSRDQDFSSPFDDDRVPAQTTFFSPVEAGIEPKPSISEYGAQKSGLCPKYHDEGLCELGPDCLLVHEEKTKYFSSLDPNAPEFFPRSARKSFTASASFERSGNNAEVDILGRRLPCAAIHHRYLDSGERSEMSKTRRPCAFLQATGRCRYRSKCIFVHDEKEKRPDISAVYRYKTKICERWSRGIAHSAASCTFAHGSSELRSNYDLPPFL; from the exons ATGGATCAGCACAGAAATACTTGGACACTTTTTGGAA gCAAGTCGTTTGAGATGACAGCACTGATACTTCCCACTTCTCGAGACCAGGATTTCTCATCGCCGTTCGATGACGATCGCGTCCCGGCGCAAACGACATTTTTCTCTCCCGTGGAAGCCGGGATCGAACCGAAACCGTCGATCTCTGAATATGGCGCGCAAAAGAGCGGACTGTGTCCAAA GTATCACGACGAGGGTCTATGCGAGCTCGGACCGGACTGTCTCCTGGTCCACGAAGAAAAGACGAAATACTTCTCGTCGCTTGACCCCAACGCCCCCGAGTTTTTTCCCCGCTCAGCGCGAAAATCCTTTACGGCGTCGGCAAGCTTCGAACGGTCCGGAAATAATGCTGAAGTGGACATCTTGGGACGTCGCTTGCCTTGTGCTGCAATACATCACAGATACCTAG attcGGGCGAACGCAGCGAAATGTCCAAAACTAGACGCCCCTGCGCATTTTTGCAAGCAACCGGGAGATGTCGCTATCGGTCGAAGTGTATTTTTGTGCATgacgaaaaagaaaaacgaccTGATATTTCCGCCGTGTATAGATACAAAACGAAGATATGTGAACG GTGGTCCCGAGGAATTGCCCACTCGGCGGCATCATGTACCTTCGCACACGGATCGAGCGAGCTTCGGTCGAATTATGATCTACCGCCTTTTCTTTAG
- the LOC143465228 gene encoding uncharacterized protein LOC143465228, whose translation MDQHRNTWTLFGSKSFEMTALILPTSRDQDFSSPFDDDRVPAQTTFFSPVEAGIEPKPSISEYGAQKSGLCPKYHDEGLCELGPDCLLVHEEKTKYFSSLDPNAPEFFPRSARKSFTASASFERSGNNAEVDILGRRLPCAAIHHRYLDSGERSEMSKTRRPCAFLQATGRCRYRSKCIFVHDEKEKRPDISAVYRYKTKICERWSRGIAHSAASCTFAHGSSELRSNYDLPPFL comes from the exons ATGGATCAGCACAGAAATACTTGGACACTTTTTGGAA gCAAGTCGTTTGAGATGACAGCACTGATACTTCCCACTTCTCGAGACCAGGATTTCTCATCGCCGTTCGATGACGATCGCGTCCCGGCGCAAACGACATTTTTCTCTCCCGTGGAAGCCGGGATCGAACCGAAACCGTCGATCTCTGAATATGGCGCGCAAAAGAGCGGACTGTGTCCAAA GTATCACGACGAGGGTCTATGCGAGCTCGGACCGGACTGTCTCCTGGTCCACGAAGAAAAGACGAAATACTTCTCGTCGCTTGACCCCAACGCCCCCGAGTTTTTTCCCCGCTCAGCGCGAAAATCCTTTACGGCGTCGGCAAGCTTCGAACGGTCCGGGAATAATGCTGAAGTGGACATCTTGGGACGTCGCTTGCCTTGTGCTGCAATACATCACAGATACCTAG attcGGGCGAACGCAGCGAAATGTCCAAAACTAGACGCCCCTGCGCATTTTTGCAAGCAACCGGGAGATGTCGCTATCGGTCGAAGTGTATTTTTGTGCATgacgaaaaagaaaaacgaccTGATATTTCCGCCGTGTATAGATACAAAACGAAGATATGTGAACG GTGGTCCCGAGGAATTGCCCACTCGGCGGCATCATGTACCTTCGCACACGGATCGAGCGAGCTTCGGTCGAATTATGATCTACCGCCTTTTCTTTAG